TGATTGTATTTTTCCTAATCGTCCTGAAGATCCTGTAGCGGGTATGTTTGGCCATACGGTTAAGCTTCCATATAAAATATTTATAAACAGGTCTCACTATGATATCTTTCACGCCAATTCTCCGATCACTGGTATAGGATTGCCATTAACAAATAAACCAAAAATTATTACATATCATGATTTAGCATCAATTTTATACCAACCTGAAGCTAAACAACATGTAAGAACCCTAGCACCATATTTTTATAAAATAGGAAAATATTGTGATACAGTAATTAGCAACTCAACTCAAACAAAAGAAGAGCTGGTAAGATATTTAAATTTCCCTCAAGATAAAATCGTTGTAATTAACCTTGGAGTCGATGATAAATTTTTCCCAATTCAAAAAAATCAAAAAAATCATAAAAATGATTTTATTATAGGATATGTCGGTGCTATATCTCCAAGGAAGAGGGTAGATTATTTAATAAAAGTATTGAAAATATTTAAAAAACGTTATGAAAAATTAAATATAAGATTAGTGATTTGCGGAAAAAAAACATCATATCATGAACAGATAATTAAAATGGCGCGTGATTTAGATGTTATAAAATTTATAGAATTTAGGAGTTTTGTACCTGACGATTGTCTAAATGAGACATATAATTCGTTTGATGTCCTAATTATTCCAAGCGAATGGGAGGGATTTGGTATTCCAATCCTCGAAGCACAAAAATGTGGCATTCCAACAATAATAAGAGAAAATGTCCATATTCCTGCAGAGGTATCAGAATGTTGCCTAAAATGTAAAGATGAAAAAGAGATTGCAAATCAAGTTTACGAACTATTAACTGATAATGAAAAATATCATAACATTTCGAAAATGGGTATTGAATATAGTAATCGGTTCACTTGGGATAAAATGGTGAATGAAACAATAGACGTCTATAATAAAATTTTATAATATTTCTTTATAATATTCTATAACCTTGTCAGCCATCGTATTCATGGTATATCGTTCATATACCCAAGAGATACCTTTTTTCCCCATTTCTTCACGAATATTGGGATATATTAATAAATGAACAACTGCATTTGCAAAAGTTACTGGATCATTAGCAGGCACTAATAAACCAGTTTCATTATTTTTTACTACTTCAGGTATAGCACCTACATTAGTAGAAACAACAGGCAAGCCGAGAGACATTGCCTCTGCTAGTACTATGCCGAAACTTTCTCGTCGTGATGGCAACACAAAGAGATCCGAATCCAAATATTCATGTATTAAACTATCTCCTCGCTTAATACCCAAAAATTTTATGTGCTCCCGTAAATTTAACCTATCGATTAGCGGATAGTATAAATCAGGCTTACCTGGCCCTATCACTCTCAGTTCAACATTTAACTCCTTGGTAATAAGAGAAAGTGCATTTATTAGTATATCAAGGCCTTTTTGTTGATTTTTATCTCCATAACGTCCTACAAAAAGTAGCTTGTATTTGTTACTGAAAGAATAATCACTCTTTTTGGAATGGCTAAGATATAAATCGTCTACACCCGTATAGGTGACTTTTATCTTATGATCTGGGATTCCATAATTTTTACACATAGATTTTTTTGAATATTGAGAAAGAGAAAAAACCTGATTTGAGAATCTAGAGAGGATTATGTTAAATAACTCAACTGATGACCTTGGGGGGACATATGTTTCAGGAGAATGTATACTTAAAACGATTTTCAAACGGGGCTTTTTTATTTTTTTTATGATTAATCCGATTAATATCCCTTGTAGTTCATTCGCACTGTGTATATGGATAATATTATATTCATCTAAGTTAGTTTTTAAAAAAGCTTTCAACTGCTTGTATGTTATAGAATTACTATTAATTACATTGTATGGTTTCAATAAATTATCATATTCTGAGTCAATTGCCAGATAGTCTACATATATCCCCTGGTTGCGAAGTGATTTAAATAGGTTATAAGCAATTAATTGACCTCCACCAATAGCTATATGGGTTGGACCAAATCCGCCAATCATTAATATTTTAGATTTATCCATAATGCAGTAGTAGAATCATGCAGGATTCCTATATAGCGTTTAGCATGATTGAATAATATATATTGCAATGAATAATTATATTTTATTTTAGTTATTTATAATTTTGTTGGTAAACACTATTAAATAATTATTAAATCTTCGTTGCTGTGTTGATTATCGGCTGTTGCTTGGTTCTTTATAGCTTATGAGCCGGTTGTAGAAGTGCAGTTTCATGATGAGTTCGCGAAGCATTCCCTGCGAGCTTGTTGCTCTCAAAAATTCTCCGAAGATTCGTTTGAAAGATGAGAAAAAGCCTTCTACCGCCCACCTGATATCATATTAGTCTTTTTGCCCCTTTTTTAAAGCTGTTTCGGCGTATTGCTTTTGCATCTCGTTTTCTTGTCAAAGGTTGATCAGTGTCAGGCTTGGCGTTAATCCTCGGCCGTATCTTATGTATGATCCCCTTTTTTCCGAGTAGTTATAGTTTGACTTACTATCAAAACTACGATCACTAAGAGCCTTTTTAATGCGGCCAGGGCCGATCCTCGTGTCGATCTCTTTTAACAATGGTATGAACAGTTCACTGCCATGCGCATGCTCGTCGGTGATCTGGAAGGATAAGGTCTGTTGTCTTTTCATCGATGGTAACGTGGAGCTTGATCCAACAATGCCTCTTACTGCCATGTCAATCCTGGCTACATTCGCCACAATTAGAGACTTTGAATTAGCTTCCCCCATCTGCCAAAACAACCTTTTAATCATGACTTCCTGTCGAAGCTCAGGCTTTGATACGTATGAACAACGTTATACTCAGACACTTTGATGTTGCTGGCCTATAATGCTGTTTAAGGTTGCCCTGTATCTGTCTGTAAGGCATGCCCAGGACTAAGTGCTGCATCGACGCCCAGTAGACAAGCTCGTCCAAAAATTGGAAAGCCCCCGGTATTTTCCAACGTTCATATGGTCAATACTCGTCTTCAATATATCGAAGATACTATGTCAAGTAAAAACGCTCCCCGTTCGACAAGCTTCTGGTTACCCGCTTCAATCCTGGTTATCAACATACATTTTACCCCCCACCATTCAGATATCATCAAAAAACATCATTCGCATTTAAATATCTCAATTTTGTTTACAAACATCCGCACTACAAGCCATTATAAAATTCAGCACAGCATTGATCAATTAAAGCCTTGTATGTTCTAATTCGAGCGTAAGTTTTCCATTACATCCAGTGATTACCATATTGTTGAATCGATTATAATGTATGACTCGGCGTTTATTATTATAAATAATGATTTGTTTTTTTTAAAAATCAAATATTTCATGTGAAAAAAAATTAACATGTGGAGCAATTAATAATACAGTTATTTGCAAGATATCTATTCATTAAATACGTTTTAAGTAACCATTTTCAATACAATTATTACAAGACCTTATAATATTTTACTTAATGAACTAAGCTAGCTCTATTGTCTATATTGGCAATGCTATATATTATCACGGTTACTCGACGTGTCATTGTAGACTTTATGCTTTGAAAACAATTTTATTGAATCATCCATTTTTTGAAGGAAATAACCAATAATAAAAGCCAATGGTAATGCAATTACTAACATTAGTAAATCGGAATAATACCCATTAATCCCAAGTTTATTTAAGCTAACGATGAAGAATTCCCACCATACTATATGAAAAAGATAAGTGGAATAAGCGCCATAGGAAACTTGGTTAAATATTTGTATTTTTTTAGATTTTAATGCCGGTACTATTTGTTTTACAGACCAATAGGCAATTAAACAGATAGATACTAAGAATATATAATTAATTAATATGAATAATAATCCATTCAATACATTAACAATAGTTATTGTATGAACTGTTTCAGGAGTGCCACCGTTGAAAAATTTGAACATAATTAATAAGGACAAAAATAAAGATATTGATATAATTGGGATATATTTTTCATATCTACTATCGTAAAAGAGACTTATTTTTCTTACAATAATCCCTGTCATAAATATACCAAAGAATTCATACATTAAATTAAAATCTGCCCGGAAAATTGCATAAAGTATCATCATTAAAAATATTATAATAATGGTTAATATAACCAATATTTTAGTATTTTTTGATATATATAATATAATAGGGTACATTATATAAAATATAAGGATGACACTGATAAACCACATAATTGGCAAACCGGGCCTGAGTATCCCTTGTAGACCTAATAAATTAATAATAATGGTAGTAAAACTAAAGTTAGAATCGGGGGATATCCAGTAAAAATACTTGAGGTATCCAAAAACTATGACATAAGATAAAATAGCAAGCCAATATAGAGGGAAAATTCTGATAACTCTCTTTCTATAAAATTTAATAATATCACTAATGCCATCAAATTTAGAATTATTATGATACAGAACATAGCCAGATACAAAGAAAAATAATCCAAGACCAACGGTTCTTAGATAGGGCTCAAAATTGAAAATAAAATAATAAATAAAACTATTTTTATCTATAAGATAGTTGTATAGATGATGAAATAATATTATAACGATCGCGATCGCTCTTAATACATCAATCTCATGCAACCATATTTTTTGTTTCGATGATAAATCCGCCAATTTAGCACTTCTAATTAGTTGCCTATTATTCTATGTGAAAACGTACTTATATTAAATTTTTGTTCATCTATAAAGCAGAACATTGGATATGGCAGCAGTGATAGTAAATACCATTTAATTTTTAACTTTAAATTTGTTTTTGTTTTACAATTTTTTAAAATTATTCGGGCATCCCGCCCATTTCCATATTGAACATTCCTCGTTGCCCTCAAGATTTCTTTTTTAAAAATATATTCACTCAGGTGTTTGGCGAACTCTGGCGAAACAGATCCTGAGCCTAAGGCAGTTCGGGCTGTTATCACAAAAGGTTCTTCACGATCAATAACAGGCCTCATTTCACATAAACGATTCGTAGACTCTCGATGATAGATAGCACCCACTTTCCAACTGAAGGCAACTGGGTACTTCAACGCAATTTTTCCCCAGAGATCATGATCTTCTCCAAACGAGTATCCTCTGGGAAACCCCCCCGCTTCAAAAAATATTTTTTTAGGGACACCAACGGCTGAAGTAGAAATTGGAGTTGCCCCATACACAGAGGATTCGAAATAATTGGGGATAAGCCCTTCCCATGGTGGGCCGGGGATGCGCTGGTAATCATTCATTTTCATTTTTCCGTCAGGCATTGACATCATCAGAACCGTCGAGTATAAACCGGCCTCAGGAAATTTCTCCCGTAATGTACAAATCGTTCCAAGATGTATGGGTGTCCATTCGTCATCGGCATCAAGAAATGTTATTAACTCGGTTATAGCTTCATTAACGCCTCTGTTCCTCGCAGCTGATACACCCTGATTATCTTGCCTAACCAAACGTATGCGAGGGTCGTCAAACTCCTCGACAATTTTGACACCATTATCGGTCGAGCCATCATCCACAATTATTACTTCAAAATCCTGGAAAGACTGGGCTAAGACCGAGTCCAGTGTACGTTTGATATACGCGCCTTTGTTATATAGCGGAATAATAACAGAGACTTGTGGCATAATACCTGCTTCATTATATGTCAATTCGAGAAAATAATCATCGCTACATATTTAATTACTATGCATTCAGGCTGGCTCTAACTTAACGTTATCTACTAATCCAATATTCCAGAGGTTGTTACGACTCATGGCACTATACCATATTTTATATTTATCATCGACTTTAACAAACGAGGATTTGTATATTTTACCATTATCCCATCCGGATATTGATGGACTTAGTAATGGATCGGAAGAAGCGAGTGCCCAATTTAGCCCATCATTAGAGGATAGGAAAAACAGTTCATAAAGATCCTGCGGGGTGTTAGCGGTCATTAACATTTGATAGATGCCATCGATCTTTTTTATTTCCGAATGCCAGAGACGATAGCCTTCGATATAACATGTTACAGTACCATCTTCTATCCAGTGAATGGCATCATCAGATGTGAAATGTAACATTTTCCCGGTTTTCATGTCATGTCCCCAACATTCCCATGTAAACTCATTAAAGTGGAATGATGGTGATCGAATCCAGGGCAAATCAGTTAATATGGGCGTAGTCCAGGAATCCGGATGAGTCGATGTAATAAAATATATTCTATTAATTAAAGTACGTGAAAATCTACGTGATGGCCGATCATTATATCGATAAAATAGGTATAAAGTTGAGCCAGCAAATGCAATATTAGGGTCCGAATGAAAACCGACAGAAGGTTGGGGTACTATAGGGTCTGGCTGGTCCGCCCATTGATACCATTCAACACCGTCATCGGACCCTCGTAATGAAGGATTCTCGAAGTGATCATCGCCGTCTGGAAAGGGCGTATAAACCATAATATAACGATAGTCGTTCCAGAGGCTATCCACGCATATAACGCAAGGGTGTATGCATTGTCCACTACCGTCATAGGTCGAAATGTTGAGGTGATTAAAGGCATTGGACAGGCTGCCAGTTCTTTGTGTAATCGTTTGATCGACTGAAGCCATTTTATTGTTTTTATTTATATGACCCCGTTTAAGGTCGTTGATTTGCGATAGAATATTCTTTAAATAGCCTGACATTTTATCGAATCCAGATAATTCTAATCATTACACTAAAGACAATATAATCTATCCCTTTATTTTCCATTATGAAATGGGCAAGACTCCAGAAGCATGTCCAGGTCAATATCAATCTTATAGTTATGGAACGAGTTAAGGATTGTATCGATTGTAGTTTTATTTTTTATCAATAAAGGTTCTTCATCAGTTCTTCCTACAGATGCAAAATAATCCCAGAATTTAAAGTCATTGCCTCCTACACCTTCGGATAGTTTTATCCAAGTCGACGGAATTCCATAAGCATCAGCAGCGATTACCCCATGTAAAGAACTAGATGCAATATATTTACAACTACAAATCTGGTCAACAACATTGTTTATTGAACTCTCGATATCTATTATTTTTATCTCTGGATAGTTAACAGCATCGTTGATAAAATTGTTTCTTTTATCAACGTAGTGAGGTATGATCCCTAGTTTATGGGTGGATTTTATTTCTGGATTGTAGAATTTTGGGTACAGTAATGCCGGGTCACCATAAACCTCAGGGCAATTAATACCCTGATTTAATAAAAGACTGCGGGTTAAAGGACCTCTGACAGCGTTAATCTTTTTTGGCGTTGCCGAAAGCTTGCTTGATTCGGAAATAAAGCCTGGTCCCCATACAATAGTGTTTTTTATTAATCGGTTAGATGCGCCGATAATATCTAATATACTACCAATTACAGCATAAACTGGTCGTTGACGCAAATTAAAAGAACTTTCATTCATCAATATTGGCTCTTTTCCTGACAATAGCCGGATAATTATTGGATTAAGCGCATCGCCCCAGTTTTTATTACTTTCCCACCAGAAAGCACAGATAGTATTGGAATCATCACTAAATGTAGCCTTTATACTATTAATTATTTGACTCCTGACATACCGGGTTTGAACCATGATTTAACCTATTTTAGGAATCTGTTCTTTTGCTTTTGTAAGAATAATAGCCATGGATACGGTAATTTAGCTAGTATTAACCATTGCATCTTTAGTCGGTAAAATCGTTTTGTTTTACATTGGCGTAATATTGCCTCTGCAGTTTTACCATTTCCAGAAAGCACGTTTCTTATAGCTCTCCTGATTTCTCTTCCATAAATATACTCATTGAGGGGCTCGATGAATTCTGGTGAAACCTCACCTCTGTTCAAAGCACTACGGGCAGTCTTAACAAATGGCTCTTCGTAGTCTATCGGGCACCCTCTATAAGAAATATTATTTATAGCGTCCAGATGGTATATAGCCCCTAACTGCCAGCTAAAGGCAACTGGATGTTTTAACGCAATTCTCCCGAATAAATCAAGGTCTTCCGCCCACCAGTATCCCTGAGGAAACCCTCCGGCTTCAACAATCACTCTTTTAGGCATGCATACGCTAGAACAATTTACTGGGGTATATCCAATAGTTGATGATCTAAAATAGTTCGGGATTATCCCTTCCCAGGGTGGTTCGGGCATACATCTATATTTATTCAAATGTAGCTTACCATCGGATGTTAATATTCTAAAGGCTGTTGAATACATGCCTGCTTCAGGATGTTTTTCTCTTAGTCTCTGAATAGTTTCTAAATGAATAGGCGTCCACTCATCATCGGCATCTAGAAATGCAATAAACTCAGTAGCTGCTTCGTGGACTCCTTTATTTCTAGCCGCTGAGACTCCCTGATTCTCTTGCGCAATCAAACGTATCCGGGGATCACCGAATCTCCTGACAACCTCTACACCATTATCGGTTGAACCATCATCCACAACCACCACTTCAAAGTCCTGAAATGATTGGGTGAGTACTGAGTTAATTGCTCGTGCAATATAGGAACCTTTGTTATAGAGCGGGATAACGACAGAGAGAGCCGGCACCTTAACACTCCCCAATAATTTGTTTCAGCATCATTCCGGCGTTCATTGCTTTTCTCTGAACCATCGGGATCCGTTCCTCAAGTTCTTTTTTAATTGATGTATGCTGGTTCAGCATTGAAGTAACCAAGCTATATATTCCATTAACATTTATGTCTTTAGGATCTAGACAATAGTCAGCATGGTTAAAAATATCTCTATTAATTCCTTGAGCTTTAATGCTATAGGCAAAACTCAAAGTGGGAACACACGATGATAAAGCAGCTATAGTTGAGTGAGTCCTGGCACCGGCAAAGATCGTCATCCTGCTAATAATCCATTTAGTCTCGGCCGCATTAAATATTGGTGGGATTAATACAATATTCTTATTTTCATGAATTAGGGATAAAACCTTTTTCATAAAGATGTAGTCATTATTGTTTGTCCCTGTTTCAGTTACGTGTGGAATCAAATAAACAGGGATTTCGGTTTTTAATGCTATAGTTTGTATAATTTGTGATGAAAGTTTAATCCATTGCTCTTGATCTCCAGAAGTGATGTATTTTGCCATGAGTGGACTAAGATTAATGCCGATTGCGTCTTTATTCATAGGAACTAAATCATCGATGCCATTGGGCTTTACCGGATCTAAAAGGAACGCAGGATCTGCAGAACTGTGAATATTTTTTTTGACACCAATATTATTGAGATAACTAATAGTGATCGATTCTCTTGCAAAGATTCCCGTTACTTTTCGTAAATGGTCACTCATATACTGCTCGTAACGAGGCATCGCTGTGAATGGACCAACCGATACCCCCCACAGGATAATTGGTTTACTTCGCTTATTGACAAAATCATCGAGGTCCGTGAAACGTTTTGGAACTCCATAATCAAGGGAATAATTATCTCCACCAATTGAAAGAACAGCATTTGAATCTGATAAATAAGGTAACATATCGTGATATCCCCACGAGGTAGGGATTCCGCTATATAAACGATGCAAAATTCCTGACCAAATCATTGGATTCCAAATATTTTTTATTGCTATTCTTTTGTCTAACCTATGATAAGCTATGTGAGTAATTGCATCATCTGTCTCCCATAAGCACTGTTCATTAAATTGCTGTTCGGATATGAAATGACTAAGACAGATAAATTTTGGGTTTTTAAAATGTCCCCGCAAAGTTTTTACTGTACCGCGGACTATTGCCTCACAGCCCCTGTTCTCATATGGACCATTTCCAGCAAGAATGAATAAAGGATTTTTTTCAATTATAGCGTGACCCCCCAGTTTTTTTCCTGATCATTCGAAGGATTAGAGCGATATTTCTTGAGATACATTCACAATTTTTTTTCTGTCTCAAATATGGTTGTAATCCTTCAGTGAATTGTTCCATGCTAGTATCTGCTGTATTCCACAGATTTCTGCTCAAGACTTGCATTCGCTCCATCAAAGCAATTTCTCGTCGTAGCAATGGATTTTTTAATTTTACTGGTACCACACGTTTTCGTAGAGTTTTCCTTTTCAACCGTCGATCTTGGTAAAGCCTATGTGCCAAAAATCGACGTTTATTTTCAATGACACTTCTCTGACTCTGTATTATCTTTTCAATAGGGATAGAATTTAAGGATATACTATGTGAGCCAACGCCAGTATTTATCAGATTCGCTATTAAGGGTGAACGTACTAATACAAGACTCGTCCCTTTACTATCATGAGAATATTCCATTAGCCATGCATCCATACAAACAATATCTGCACATTCAGCAAACACATCATCACAATAATTACATGCTTTAGGCGTAAACCAACGATTTAACCATACATTCGATACACCGTCTTTCCAAAAAATTTTTTTCTCCTCGTAATTATCATCAGTGAAAGTAAAATTAAAATTACTTGCAGGTTGATCTGGGCTTTTTTCTCTATAGCGCACAGACATTATTTTACCATTAACACCAGCTAGGGTAGCTATGTAATCTGTAAAATACTTATTTTTCATTTGTCCACAGACTAGACCAATTGTTATTATTATTCGTTCATTCAATTTTTTATTTTTTAATTGTGCAAGTCTGATAGCTTTAACAAAGCATGGTAGACCAACAATTGCATACTTTCCTGGCGTACTTAGTACAAATCTAATAACGTCCGACATCTCAACTGGATAGTAGACTGACCCTGCACCCATACGGGGTTTTTCTGGAGTATTAATAATTGAAAATGTGAAGAGCTTTTCTGGATCATCGTTTGGAGTAACACAAATCGCAAAATCTATGATTTTTTCTTCGAGTAATTTCTCTAAAAGCCAAGTTACTATCCCACCAGATGAACCTATTGAGCGGTGAATGTCGTCTGCATATCCTGCATAGGTAGATAGATAGTATCCAGTTTCATCACAGTGCAACATCTCTGGAACTGATCCATAGAAATTTTTTCCAATAATACTCTCGTCAAAATCCGAATCGATGAATGGGCAGACTTTTAGACATATTCCACATTCTCTGTTACAGGGATCGGTCTCTACCGGTGTGTACTCGCCATTAGGATTCCACTTCATCACGATGTTTTTTGTGGGACAAAGGGCCGCACATATACCGCACCCAATACAGAGTTCCTTTTTTACAACCTCTGTGATGACCGTAGACTTTATATGATTACCCTCCTGAGACGCTCTGGCACATAGGTACTAAATAGTCCACGCTCAAACATAGATAAGCTAAATTTCCATATAAAAATCAAGTATACAATCCCCAAGATACTCCCTATTAATAATAGTGCCATAAAAGAGGTAATTGGGACAAAGATACCAATTAAGTAACATAACATAGCTAGAACAATGGTAACAATTATTCCAGGTAAAACTGGTTCTATAAAGGTTAATGCATTAATACCCATTACCTTAGAAGCATACCATGGCGTAAAAATGGCGTTTTTCAGTGTGAGTACGATCGCTCCTGCAGCGGCTACTCCATAGAAGCCCCATCCAGCAACAAGAGGAAGCGAAATCGCAAGAACAACATTTAGACCTCCCATCAAGAATGTCACCATCCCTGGTAACCGGATTTTATTATAAGCAACGTTAATTGAGAAAAGAGGGATTACAGCAAGATTAATTGTAAGGTGTAATGTCATAAGAATAACTAGAGGAGCAAGGGAGACATACTGACTTCCTACCCATACCGTCAGGATTTGAGGGGCAAACCCACACAAGAGCCCGATTGGAAAAGCTATTAAAAGCCCAACTAATTTTACAGCGCTTTTCATCATTTTAATTAGTGAATTAACCTGACCTTTAGCGTAATAAGTAAAGGTCATTGGGGTAAGCACCCCTGAAATTGTATTAACTACACTTCGTAAGAGTACTGCTACCTGGAGAGCAACTGCATATTGTCCAGTAGGTGTAGCTCCAAATAACAAATTCACAACTACAAGATCAATCTGTAGGAATAGAACAGTACCAATGTTATTTACCAACGACCACCAACTCATAGTACTGAGGTCCTTTAGTCGAGACTTATCAATTGAATGAATTGAAATTTTAAGGTGAGGACACACTCTCTTTGATAAAATCAAGGCCACAAATGAAGCAGAAATTGCACCAACCATTATCGCTATTCCTACAAAAGCAAGGCTAGGGCCATAAAGTTTGAACAATAGAATGATTAACCCTGTCTGTACAAGGATGCTTATAATATTGACGATGTTTTGATAGTCAAGCCGGTTATAAGCAAATAGTTGTACTGTAAAATTACCATACCATGAGCGAATCATGAATGCTGCAAAAACGCCAAGAAAGAGCAGAATGGCATCGTTCTCCTGTCCGACGGGGATGTTAAAGATTCTTGGGATAAAATAAGAAATTATTATCGTCACCGGTGTCATTAAAAGAATGACAGCAGAAAGCCCAAATACCGCAGTGTTAAATGTTCGGTTTGCCGCTACGTAATCTTCCTTATGGAGATCCACCGTTAGGTATCGGGAGACAGCAGAGTTTATTGATCCGATAACATAACCAACATAGCCCGTAATTGACGTAGCAAGAGGAATAATACCATAAGCAGCAATGCCTAGAGTTGAGATAAAATAAGGCACAAGGAGTATTCCAATAATCATATTAATAATAAAATAAGCTGCATTTGCTATGAAATTTTTAGGAAATTGAGCAATGAATGCCTTATTTGTCTCGGATTCAGCATAAGATGGCATTACTTACCCTCAAAAGGTGTTATTATAATTCCACTACCCCTTACTATGTTTTTGATATAGACGTCACGCTATATTTTAATTGTGTTGAACTATGGTTATATGAGTTTAGTCTAGTTATGGGTATATTTATCTTTGCTAAGTTCAATTTATATTAAAAATAATAAATCTAATTCTTATTATAACAATAATATGTGAAAGCTATGCCTATATATCTATTTTATAAAAGTACAAGAGGAAATATTTTAAATAATTAAGGTTTAATCTGCTGTGATAGTTCATGTTTGAGAATCTTCGAGTAGATTTACCTCGGTACCATAGAGGTCTATTGGAACAAGGAATATGGCCCGTCATTGTGTTTAGATATGGTATGTGGATATACGATAATATAAAATTCAAACCGCTAAGAAATTTATTATTATTATCATATTATATAATAAGGGTTCCTGTAGAAATTGCTACTGGTGTACAAATTGGACTTGGAGCAAGAATCGGTCCAGGGATATGTGTTCACCACTGTGGAGATGTTATTATTGGACACCGTTGTGTTATTGGAAAATATTTTACTATTAACAATGGTGTGACCTTAATATCTAAGGGCCCCAAAGATAAATGGAG
The Dehalobacter sp. DNA segment above includes these coding regions:
- a CDS encoding polysaccharide pyruvyl transferase family protein, producing the protein MRGHFKNPKFICLSHFISEQQFNEQCLWETDDAITHIAYHRLDKRIAIKNIWNPMIWSGILHRLYSGIPTSWGYHDMLPYLSDSNAVLSIGGDNYSLDYGVPKRFTDLDDFVNKRSKPIILWGVSVGPFTAMPRYEQYMSDHLRKVTGIFARESITISYLNNIGVKKNIHSSADPAFLLDPVKPNGIDDLVPMNKDAIGINLSPLMAKYITSGDQEQWIKLSSQIIQTIALKTEIPVYLIPHVTETGTNNNDYIFMKKVLSLIHENKNIVLIPPIFNAAETKWIISRMTIFAGARTHSTIAALSSCVPTLSFAYSIKAQGINRDIFNHADYCLDPKDINVNGIYSLVTSMLNQHTSIKKELEERIPMVQRKAMNAGMMLKQIIGEC
- a CDS encoding Coenzyme F420 hydrogenase/dehydrogenase, beta subunit C-terminal domain yields the protein MLHCDETGYYLSTYAGYADDIHRSIGSSGGIVTWLLEKLLEEKIIDFAICVTPNDDPEKLFTFSIINTPEKPRMGAGSVYYPVEMSDVIRFVLSTPGKYAIVGLPCFVKAIRLAQLKNKKLNERIIITIGLVCGQMKNKYFTDYIATLAGVNGKIMSVRYREKSPDQPASNFNFTFTDDNYEEKKIFWKDGVSNVWLNRWFTPKACNYCDDVFAECADIVCMDAWLMEYSHDSKGTSLVLVRSPLIANLINTGVGSHSISLNSIPIEKIIQSQRSVIENKRRFLAHRLYQDRRLKRKTLRKRVVPVKLKNPLLRREIALMERMQVLSRNLWNTADTSMEQFTEGLQPYLRQKKNCECISRNIALILRMIRKKTGGSRYN
- a CDS encoding oligosaccharide flippase family protein, whose product is MPSYAESETNKAFIAQFPKNFIANAAYFIINMIIGILLVPYFISTLGIAAYGIIPLATSITGYVGYVIGSINSAVSRYLTVDLHKEDYVAANRTFNTAVFGLSAVILLMTPVTIIISYFIPRIFNIPVGQENDAILLFLGVFAAFMIRSWYGNFTVQLFAYNRLDYQNIVNIISILVQTGLIILLFKLYGPSLAFVGIAIMVGAISASFVALILSKRVCPHLKISIHSIDKSRLKDLSTMSWWSLVNNIGTVLFLQIDLVVVNLLFGATPTGQYAVALQVAVLLRSVVNTISGVLTPMTFTYYAKGQVNSLIKMMKSAVKLVGLLIAFPIGLLCGFAPQILTVWVGSQYVSLAPLVILMTLHLTINLAVIPLFSINVAYNKIRLPGMVTFLMGGLNVVLAISLPLVAGWGFYGVAAAGAIVLTLKNAIFTPWYASKVMGINALTFIEPVLPGIIVTIVLAMLCYLIGIFVPITSFMALLLIGSILGIVYLIFIWKFSLSMFERGLFSTYVPERLRRVII